From Fundulus heteroclitus isolate FHET01 chromosome 5, MU-UCD_Fhet_4.1, whole genome shotgun sequence, a single genomic window includes:
- the patl1 gene encoding protein PAT1 homolog 1: MFRFQSLDDDCTLEEEDDGLIEEEDEIDQFNDDTFGAGAIDDDWQEEHKRLAELDERDGLGAGSGAGSGAGSGVGGGGTGGGDVSSSAGLPSSSARVPLPSSGPPTQDADERSGGSDLAESLARLILDADPAIAGVGAAERPAPSPGSAGPGLSGLLGLDQPRVLPQPPSMPHQHQLPPAAPAPGLPPSSMLSYQQQQHLLRRGAAPLGQMNSHSIWESSMGFGPLSVSPGLVAHMEDSPLMSIIKEVGLPKRPPPGRSDEGLDLSERVPPPRSSSPVIGSPPVRAVPIGTPPKHPMSLNHQIHHPTAVHVRAPVQHRYHAPFPERLSPNTLLNIANSPLCRGPFPPRVGPVLSQLQRAQLLNSQVAGFPRGGPGPPLLAGGGFRPFFGGPPPPHGHRMGPPPPHGPPNHTAPIRHNTTHLHPQHRRLLTQRMQSRGGDRVRTGLDRRSRDPYSNLMSQKEKEWVTKIQMMQLQSTDPYLDDYYYQNYYEKMEKRQERERDSSSRKEHATKLITPQVAKVEHTYRPVQFAGSLGKLTVSSVNNPRKMIDAVVTTRSDDEEKREKQVWNKRRQILYTVEKMYSLLLEVQDFEKRFVQTPEEEREALLEQHKANTEQLCSSLQEKDWEDRVSEDQCVMIMAVRKGKRLVARLLPFLPAAQAAAVVMVIARNLPALAKKDKQDQVLVCLVEPVSAVVQSLSSSALTDLLQELQGSDGQLAAVLQNKFGVTLLYLILSEGERMQSSDQDCQLMDDNRWTELVFSVTRELLSVPSSSLSPPLFTPPNLLSLFSRYVDRQRLELLQDKLQISAASR, encoded by the exons ATGTTTCGATTTCAG TCCCTGGATGACGACTGCAcgctggaggaggaagatgacGGCCTGATCGAGGAGGAAGATGAAATCGACCAGTTCAACGACGACACCTTCGGAGCCGGCGCCATCG ATGACGACTGGCAGGAGGAGCACAAGCGCCTGGCGGAGCTGGATGAGCGGGACGGGCTGGGAGCCGGGTCCGGAGCCGGGTCCGGAGCCGGGTCCGGAGTAGGAGGAGGCGGAACCGGAGGAGGGGACGTCTCGTCCTCCGCCGGGCTCCCCTCGTCTTCGGCCCGCGTCCCGCTTCCTTCCTCCGGCCCGCCGACACAAG ATGCAGACGAGCGATCGGGGGGGAGCGACCTGGCCGAGTCTCTGGCCCGGCTCATTCTGGACGCCGACCCGGCCATCGCCGGGGTGGGCGCTGCCGAGAGGCCCGCACCGTCtcccggttctgctggaccgGGTCTGTCCGGCCTGCTGGGACTGGatcagcccagagttctgccgCAGCCGCCCTCCATGCCTCACCAGCACCAGCTGCCCCCAGCAGCCCCCGCCCCAG gcctccccccctcctccatgCTCAgctaccagcagcagcagcacctccTGCGCCGAGGCGCCGCTCCTCTGGGCCAG ATGAACTCTCACAGCATCTGGGAGAGCAGCATGGGCTTCGGGCCGCTCAGCGTCTCGCCGGGACTCGTCGCTCACATGGAG GACAGTCCTCTGATGTCCATCATCAAGGAGGTGGGGCTTCCCAAGCGTCCTCCTCCGGGCCGCAGCGACGAGGGACTGGACCTGTCGGAGCGGGTGCCGCCGCCTCGCTCCTCCTCTCCTGTGATTGGCTCTCCTCCGGTGAGGGCGGTGCCTATCGGGACCCCGCCCAAGCACCCGATGAGCCTGAACCACCAG ATCCACCACCCCACGGCGGTCCATGTGAGAGCGCCGGTCCAGCACCGGTACCACGCCCCGTTCCCCGAGCGCCTGTCCCCCAACACGCTCCTCAACATAGCT AACTCTCCGTTGTGTCGCGGCCCGTTCCCTCCCAGAGTCGGCCCGGTTCTGTCTCAGCTCCAACGGGCCCAGCTGCTCAACTCTCAG GTGGCTGGGTTTCCTCGCGGGGGTCCGGGCCCCCCCCTGTTAGCCGGCGGGGGCTTCAGGCCCTTCTTCGGGggccctccccccccccacggCCACAGGATGGGCCCCCCGCCGCCCCACGGCCCCCCCAACCACACGGCCCCCATCAGGCACAACACGACGCACCTGCACCCGCAGCACCGCCGCCTGCTGACGCAGCGCATGCAGAGCCGAGGAGG cgaccgggtcagaaccggactGGACCGCCGCAGCAGGGACCCCTACAGCAACCTGATGAGCCAGAAGGAGAAGGAGTGGGTCACCAAGATCCAGATGATGCAGCTGCAGAGCACCGACCCGTACCTGGACGACTACTACTACCAG AACTACTACGAGAAGATGGAGAAACGTCAGGAGAGGGAGcgagacagcagcagcaggaaggagCACGCCACCAAGCTGATCACGCCGCAGGTGGCCAAGGTGGAGCACACCTACAGGCCAG TTCAGTTTGCAGGATCTCTGGGGAAGCTGACGGTGTCCAGCGTCAACAACCCGCGCAAGATGATCGACGCCGTGGTGACGACGCGCTCTGACGACGAG GAGAAGAGGGAGAAGCAGGTTTGGAACAAGAGGCGTCAGATCCTCTACACCGTGGAGAAG atgTACAGTTTGCTGCTGGAGGTCCAAGACTTTGAGAAACGCTTCGTCCAGACGccagaggaggagagggaggcgCTGCTGGAGCAGCATAAGGCCAAcacagagcagctgtgcagCTCGCTGCAGGAGAAGGACTGGGAGGACAG gGTGAGCGAGGACCAGTGCGTGATGATCATGGCGGTGAGGAAGGGGAAGCGGCTCGTCGCTAGGCTCCTCCCCTTCCTGCCTGCCGCCCAGGCCGCCGCCGTTGTCATGGTGATCGCACGCAACCTGCCCGCCTTGGCCAAGAAGGACAAGCAGGACCAG GTGTTGGTCTGCCTGGTGGAGCCGGTCTCTGCAGTCGTCCAATCGCTGTCCAGCTCCGCCCTCACAGACCTGCTGCAGGAGCTCCAAGGCAGCGACGGCCAACTGGCCGCCGTTCTGCAGAACAAG TTTGGCGTCACGCTGCTGTATCTGATCCTGAGTGAAGGAGAGAGGATGCAGAGCTCCGACCAAGACTGTCAGCTGATGGACGACAATCGATG GACTGAGTTGGTGTTTTCCGTGACGAGGGAGCTGCTCAGCGTCCCGTCTTCGtccctctccccccccctcttcaCTCCGCCCAACCTGCTGTCTCTGTTCTCGCGCTACGTGGACCGGCAGCggctggagctgctgcaggacaaGCTACA GATCTCTGCTGCCTCCAGGTAG